A window of Paenibacillus sp. 19GGS1-52 contains these coding sequences:
- the trmL gene encoding tRNA (uridine(34)/cytosine(34)/5-carboxymethylaminomethyluridine(34)-2'-O)-methyltransferase TrmL, giving the protein MALHIVLVEPEIPANTGNISRTCAATGIHLHLVHPLGFRTDDAALKRAGLDYWHAVHIEYHNSFAEVQEKYSEGRFFYATTKAEKRYCDFTFQDGDFFVFGKETKGLPAEILEAGKETTMRLPMSNAVRSLNLSNSAAIIVYEALRQLDFPELV; this is encoded by the coding sequence ATGGCACTTCACATCGTGTTGGTCGAACCGGAAATCCCGGCGAACACCGGCAATATCTCCCGTACCTGCGCAGCAACAGGCATACATCTACATTTGGTGCATCCGCTTGGCTTCCGTACAGATGATGCAGCTTTGAAACGGGCGGGACTGGATTATTGGCATGCCGTCCACATTGAATACCATAACTCTTTCGCTGAGGTACAAGAGAAATATAGCGAAGGACGTTTTTTCTATGCAACGACCAAAGCGGAGAAACGTTATTGTGATTTCACCTTTCAGGATGGTGATTTCTTTGTATTCGGCAAGGAAACAAAGGGTTTGCCAGCAGAAATCTTGGAAGCTGGTAAGGAAACAACCATGCGCTTACCTATGAGTAATGCGGTTAGATCCCTAAATTTGTCAAATTCAGCAGCGATAATCGTCTATGAGGCGCTTCGTC
- the serC gene encoding 3-phosphoserine/phosphohydroxythreonine transaminase: MLSKRAYNFNAGPAALPLEVLERAQAEFVDFRGSGMSIMEMSHRGAIYESVHNEAQERLLSLLGNPKGYKVLFMQGGASTQFAMIPMNFISAGQVGSYVMTGSWADKAFKEAKLAGGAHVAASSADKKFLAIPELSTITAADNAAYLHVTSNETIEGTQYAEFPDSGSIPLIADMSSDILSRSFDVNKFGLIYAGAQKNLGPSGVTVVIAKEELIAESPSTVPTILRYDTHYKNNSLYNTPPSYSIYMVNEVLKWIEEQGGLAGIEAKNRDKAGLLYNHIDGSDGFFRGVAESSSRSIMNVTFRMQSEDLEKQFVKAAELEGFIGLKGHRSVGGLRASIYNAVPYESVKALSDFMNHFQKTQG; encoded by the coding sequence ATTTTGAGTAAGAGAGCATACAATTTTAATGCCGGTCCAGCGGCGTTGCCGCTTGAAGTATTGGAACGTGCACAAGCAGAGTTCGTTGATTTTCGAGGTAGCGGAATGTCCATTATGGAGATGTCGCACCGCGGTGCAATATACGAATCCGTGCATAATGAAGCACAGGAACGTCTGCTTTCACTCTTAGGCAATCCGAAGGGCTATAAGGTATTGTTCATGCAAGGTGGGGCAAGTACACAGTTCGCCATGATCCCGATGAATTTCATTTCTGCTGGCCAGGTAGGTAGCTATGTGATGACAGGCAGTTGGGCGGATAAAGCATTCAAAGAAGCTAAGTTGGCTGGAGGCGCTCATGTAGCCGCTTCTTCAGCAGATAAGAAGTTTCTTGCTATACCCGAACTAAGCACTATCACTGCTGCGGACAATGCCGCATATCTGCATGTTACGTCCAATGAAACTATCGAAGGAACACAATATGCGGAATTCCCGGATTCCGGCTCCATTCCGCTGATCGCTGATATGTCCAGTGACATTCTGAGCCGTTCTTTTGATGTGAATAAATTTGGATTGATCTATGCGGGTGCACAAAAGAATCTCGGACCTTCCGGTGTAACAGTAGTGATCGCTAAGGAAGAACTGATCGCTGAATCGCCTTCTACTGTTCCGACGATTCTTCGCTACGATACCCATTACAAAAATAATTCTCTCTACAACACGCCACCATCCTACTCTATATATATGGTAAATGAAGTGTTGAAATGGATCGAAGAGCAGGGCGGACTTGCTGGGATTGAAGCTAAGAATCGCGATAAAGCGGGTCTGCTGTATAATCACATCGATGGAAGCGACGGCTTCTTCCGTGGCGTTGCTGAGTCAAGCAGCCGCTCCATAATGAATGTAACCTTCCGGATGCAATCGGAAGATCTAGAGAAGCAGTTCGTCAAGGCTGCTGAACTGGAAGGTTTTATCGGTCTTAAAGGTCACCGCAGTGTTGGGGGCTTACGGGCTTCGATCTACAATGCGGTACCGTATGAGAGCGTTAAAGCACTGTCCGACTTCATGAACCATTTCCAAAAAACACAAGGTTAA